The window CTTTGGAATGCTGCCACAAAGGTTGGGGGGTAAGTGTGATTATCGGCGTGGCGGGTGCCGGCGAGGAAATTCGGACTCGTCCGTTTCAACTCGTGACTGGACGTGTTTGGAAAGGCTCAGCTTTCGGGGGGGCAAGGGGTCGCACGGATGTTCCCACGCTTGTAGATTGGTATATGGAAGGGAAGATTAACATTGATGATTTAATTACCCACGTAATGCCATTGGAGAAGATTAATCAGGCGTTTGATTTGATGCACCAAGGGGAATCGATTCGCAGCGTAGTGACATTCTCTTGACAGATGACTCGTATTTGATGTTGCGTATCCGCAGTTTCCCTTACGGGGCTTAGGCAATGCTAGGATGGCATTTGCCGAATTTGGTGAGGTACTGATGGCAGAAACACTTTTCTTTAACGCCCTACGCGCCGCCATTGATGAAGAAATGGCACGCGATGAAGCTGTATTTGTACTCGGTGAAGATGTCGGTCACTACGGTGGTTCCTACAAAGTCACCAAAGATCTGTATAAAAAATACGGTGATCTTCGGGTTCTGGATACCCCGATTGCGGAAAACAGCTTTACTGGTCTAGCCGTTGGTGCAGCCATGACGGGTTTACGACCCATTATTGAAGGTATGAATATGGGCTTTTTGCTCCTTGCCTTCAACCAAATTTCCAACAACGCGGGGATGCTGCGTTATACATCCGGTGGGAACTTCAAAATTCCCATGGTGATTCGTGGCCCAGGTGGGGTTGGTCGTCAGTTGGGGGCTGAACACTCCCAGCGACTAGAAGCTTACTTTCAGGCGGTTCCGGGCTTAAAAATCGTCGCCTGCTCAACCCCTTACAATGCCAAAGGACTGCTTAAATCGGCAATTCGGGACGACAATCCCGTTTTATTCTTTGAGCATGTCCTGCTTTACAACCTCAAAGAAGACCTGCCTGATGAGGAGTACTTGGTTCCTCTCGATAAAGCAGAGGTCGTCCGCAAGGGGAAAGATGTCACCATTCTCACCTACTCTCGGATGCGTCATCACGTCATGCAAGCCGTGAAGCCGCTGGAAAAAGAAGGGTTTGATCCAGAGGTGATTGACTTGATTTCCTTGAAGCCATTAGATTTTGACACCATCGGGGCTTCCATTCGCAAAACCCACCGGGTGATTGTGGTGGAAGAATGCATGAAAACTGGGGGTATTGGAGCCGAATTAATTGCGTCGATTAATGATCGATTGTTTGATGAACTCGATGCGCCAGTGCTGCGGCTGTCTTCTCAGGATATCCCAACCCCTTACAACGGTATTCTGGAAAATCTAACGATTGTGCAACCCCAGCAAATTGTGGAAGCTGTACAAAAGATGGTGGCATCGCGGGTTTAAGGTGAGAAAATAGTAGGTTAATAGGTTGCAGGTTGCCAGTTAGGATACCAAACTTTAACCTTCAACTTTCAACTTTCTAACCTACCTTGCCTTTCAAAGTAGGGATTCGTCTCCGGAAACGTTCAACCGAGCAACTTTCCAGCCTCTGGCTGGTGAAAGTGAAAACTTTCCTCGCTTGCCACCAAGTAACGACATCACCGAAGAGACTGGGTCGTTGCTAAAAAGGATTATCATATCACTTGTTGCGGCGGTTCGTAGTGATGCAAAAACAGCGTTGGATATTAGCCCTGATTTTAGCCCTGGTGATTGGGGCGATCTGGGTGCTTGTGCAGGTGAAAATTCCCTTAGGATTAGACTTGCGGGGGGGCGCACAGTTGACCATTCAGGTCAAGACCACAAAAGAAATTAAGCAAATCACGCCTAGGCAACTAGAAGACGTTCTAGCTGTCGTTGAAAATCGGGTGAACGGCCTTGGGGTTTCAGAACCAGTGGTGCAGAGTGTTGGTTCCGATCAAATCTTGGTACAGCTACCTGGGGTGAGTGACCCGCAACAGGCCGAACGGGTGCTGGGTGGCACCGCACAATTGGAATTCCGCCAGCAGAAACCCGGAGCCGATTATTATCAGCTAATGGCTGAAATGCAGGCGCGAGACGCCTTGGTGCAGCAACAGGCTCAGTTGAGTAAGACCGGGGACGAAAAAGCGATCGCAGAGAATAAAGCGGCTCTGGAGCGCAGCAACCAAGCGATCGCAGAATTGTTTGAACCGGCTGATCTGACGGGGAAAAATCTTAGAGATGCTCTGCCTGAACCGACTCAAACCGGTGATAACTGGAAAGTTGCCATCCGTTTTGACGCCGAAGGAGCCGAAAAATTTGCTCAGCTAACCAAGGAACTGGCGGGAACCGGTCGCAGTATTGGTATTTTCCTCGATCAGGCTCTGATTAGCGCCCCCACCGTCGGACCCGAATATGCCCAAGCGGGTATCACGGGTGGCGGTGCTGAGATTAGTGGTCGCTATACAGCCCAATCAGCCAACGAATTTGCCGTGCAGCTACGGGGGGGTGCCTTACCTGTACCGGTGGAAATTGTAGAGAACCGCACGGTGGGTGCAACGTTAGGACGAGATAGTATCCAACGAAGTCTCTATGCCGGGATTGGCGGTCTGGTTTTAGTATTAGTGTTTATGGGCGTCTATTACCGCCTGCCCGGTTTAATTGCTGACGTTTCCTTAATCATCTACGCCCTGTTGACGATGGCGGTTTTTGCTCTGTTGGGTGTTACTTTAACCCTGCCGGGAATTGCTGGTTTTATCCTGAGTATTGGCATGGCGGTTGATGCGAACGTGCTGATTTTTGAACGGACACGAGAAGAAATAAGAGCGGGTAAGACTTTGTATCGCTCGGTTGAATCAGGATTTTACCGGGCATTCTCTAGCATTTTGGACGGTAACGTGACTACAGTGATTGCTTGTGCCGCCTTATTTTGGCAAGGGTCTGGTTTAGTGAAGGGTTTTGCACTGACACTTGGTTTAGGGGTGGCGGTGAGTATGTTTACGGCGCTCACCTGTAGCCGCACCTTTATGCTGCTGCTGGTTTTGGGATTTCCTGGGTTGCGCCAAAAGCCTGAACTCTTTGTTCCCAACCCACCAGTATCAGTGAACTCATAGGCGGAGGGGTGACCATGAAACTTAATATAATCAAACAGCGATCGCTCTGGTGGTCGATCTCTGCCACGATGATTCTTGCTGGCATCATCAGTATGGTGATTTCCACCGCAAATCTGGGTTCTCCTTTACGCCTGGGTTTGGATTTTGTCGGTGGTACGCGGCTGCAATTTGAGTTAGATTGCTCGAAATCCGATAACTGCAACAAACCCATCGACGTTCAAGCGGTTCGGCAAGTCTTAGATGCTGAGGGGTTGGGCAACAGCAGCATCCAAGTTTTAGATCAACAAGGGGACAGAGAACCAGGGGTGACGATTCGCACCAAGTCATTAGATTACGCGAAGCGTACCCAGCTACAAAATAATTTGAGCGAAAAAATTGGCGCTTTTGACCCTAAAACTCTGCAAATTGACACGGTAGGGCCAACCTTGGGTCGTCAGCTATTTATTTCAGGTCTAATAGCGATTATTCTCTCTTTTGCAGGCATCCTTATCTACCTGACCTTCCGGTTCCAATTCGACTACGCTTTCTTCGCCTTCGTTGCCTTATTCCACGATGTCTTAATCACCGTTGGCATCTTCTCTATCCTGGGTTTGGTGTTAGGTGTGGAAATTGATAGCCTCTTCGTCGTTGCCATCCTGACGATTATTGGTTTCTCAGTCAACGATACGGTGGTGATTTACGACCGAGTGCGGGAGGTAATCAAGGAGCATCCAGACATGCACATTAACCAAGTGGTGGATGATGCCGTGAATCAAACCCTAAGTCGCTCGATTAATACCACCTTAACAACGTTGCTGACATTGGTTTCGATCTTCCTGTTTGGAGGAGAAACCCTCAAGTATTTTGCCTTAGCCTTGATTGTGGGCTTTATTGCAGGTGCTTATTCCAGTATTTTTGTTGCGAGTACGATGCTTGCCTGGTGGCGAGAGCGCCAGAGCAAAGCCGCATAATCGCAAAAGTAAAAGTTCCGGCAAAATCGAGAGGATGGGGAGGCTTTCAGCTCACAATAGACATCTTGAGGAGATTAAGCTTCAGCGACCGTGAAGGATTGCAGGTTAATGATCAAAGATGTCTATTGAACGCTAGAAACCATGGAGCCGCCAGACGTCCAGATGCCTCGAATATCTAGAAGAGAACCTTCCGACCTTGACCCCACTCTGAAAATACCGATAATGCGGTTACATCGGCTGACGGTTTATGGTCGCTGGTTTGTCGTCAGCTTGCTTTGGGTGACGCTGACCCCCTTATTTCTGTGGGGTTGGCGCTACGAGATTTCGCTGATGCGATCGCACTTTACTTGGTCAGCACTGCGATATGGCATCATCTTTAATCCTTGGCCCGCCTTGGGTTTAGGTTTGTGTGTTTCTATGACGACTGCTGTCTTAGTTTGGCACAGTCGTAATATTTTATTTGGACTACCACACCAGGAACAACTGCACCTAGAGCAACAGGTACGCCGCATTGCTCAACAAGGAGCGAGTCACCCCTTGTGGAAGTGGGTGTTTAAACAAGATTCAACCCATTAAAGCCGTTTCGACCAGCAGCGCGGATTGATTGGAGTTTTCTTGGCTTTGTCTGCGCCTTGCTCTGGTGACGTTGAAATGTCAACAGCATCCATTAACTTTTTGCGGGTTTGAGCATGGGGAAGACTTTCTGGGAGTGTCAGAAACTCTTCCCATGTCAGTGCTGGGGATGGCGTCTCTACCCTATCGTTATTAATTTATAATTTCCTTAGACTCAGGTCTAACTTGTTGATTGCCGCGTTCCTTATTTAACTGTTCGATGGTGTCGCCAATCACGGCAGTTAAGCTTTTGCGGGTTTGAGCATGATTAGATTGCTCGGTTTTTAAGGCATCAATTAGGCGATCGCGTTCTACTAATACTTCTTTCAGCTTTGCCTTCAATTCTTCAGCCGTTAGCAGTCCTGTTACTTCCTGTTCAAGTGCTGACTCCCCTTCAGGATTATCCGCACTCAGGGGAGAACTTTCTCCTTGGAGTTGCTGAATTTGAACTTTGAGGGATTCGACTTGTTGTTGTGCTAACTTTGCCTCTGTACGACGTTGCTGTGCTTCATTGGTGTATAGTTTACGCCAGTTATCCGCACTCTCATAAGCGGCATCGCGATCGCTAATAGTATCTGCCAGTTGCTGCTTGAGCTGCTTAATTTCGTTTAACCACTGCTTGACATCGTTGTTCATTGACAACCGCTCCTGTAATAGCTTTCTGGTTAACAGTCTCTTGTGTCGGTCACATGACCGACCTCTTGTGAGCAGTAAATCGCCTATAAATTTGGCAGATTAATCATTAACATACCCTGCTGCCAAACTTAATCTCTATGCTTTCTGCGCGTTTTTTCCGTTTTTTTCGCCACCTTAATTGGGCAACCCTCAAGAAAACGTTCGCCCGTGCCATAGAACGTCGGTTGATGGGTCTATCTGCTGAAATGGCCTACAACGCCATATTAGCCCTGTTTCCAGCAATTTTAGCGATTCTCACGGCAATTGGACTGTTTGAAGAATCTTTACAATCCACCTTCCGTAACCTAGTACGCCAGATCAGCGAAGTAGCTCCCTACGAGGTTGTGGAACTGATTCGTCAGTTCAAGATAGAAATTAGTCGAACAAAAAGTAGTGGTCTCTTCTCTCTTAGCTTTGTCTTCGCCATTTGGGCTTCTTCTGGGGTGCTGAGTGCGGCGATGAACGCCTTCGATCAAATGCATAAAATTCCTCCCGAAGAAACACGACCCTTTTGGAAAGCGAAGTTAGTATCCTTAGGTTTGACGATTGGCAGTATTTTATTCTCAGTTCTGGCTTCTTTCTTGGTCTTCGTCAGTGACTGGCTAGTCAATAGAATTGTTGATCACAGTGGAGCGTCGGTTCTATTAAGCCTCTGGCGGCTTTTAAGTTGGCCTTTAGCGTTAGGCATTATTGCTACAGGTTGTGCCTTTATCTATCGCTATGGTCCAAGCCGTTGGGCTAAAGGCACACCGATTATGCCAGGAGCTGTTTTGGCGGCAATTTTCTGGGCAATTGTCTCAGCGCT of the Allocoleopsis franciscana PCC 7113 genome contains:
- the secD gene encoding protein translocase subunit SecD — encoded protein: MQKQRWILALILALVIGAIWVLVQVKIPLGLDLRGGAQLTIQVKTTKEIKQITPRQLEDVLAVVENRVNGLGVSEPVVQSVGSDQILVQLPGVSDPQQAERVLGGTAQLEFRQQKPGADYYQLMAEMQARDALVQQQAQLSKTGDEKAIAENKAALERSNQAIAELFEPADLTGKNLRDALPEPTQTGDNWKVAIRFDAEGAEKFAQLTKELAGTGRSIGIFLDQALISAPTVGPEYAQAGITGGGAEISGRYTAQSANEFAVQLRGGALPVPVEIVENRTVGATLGRDSIQRSLYAGIGGLVLVLVFMGVYYRLPGLIADVSLIIYALLTMAVFALLGVTLTLPGIAGFILSIGMAVDANVLIFERTREEIRAGKTLYRSVESGFYRAFSSILDGNVTTVIACAALFWQGSGLVKGFALTLGLGVAVSMFTALTCSRTFMLLLVLGFPGLRQKPELFVPNPPVSVNS
- a CDS encoding alpha-ketoacid dehydrogenase subunit beta — translated: MAETLFFNALRAAIDEEMARDEAVFVLGEDVGHYGGSYKVTKDLYKKYGDLRVLDTPIAENSFTGLAVGAAMTGLRPIIEGMNMGFLLLAFNQISNNAGMLRYTSGGNFKIPMVIRGPGGVGRQLGAEHSQRLEAYFQAVPGLKIVACSTPYNAKGLLKSAIRDDNPVLFFEHVLLYNLKEDLPDEEYLVPLDKAEVVRKGKDVTILTYSRMRHHVMQAVKPLEKEGFDPEVIDLISLKPLDFDTIGASIRKTHRVIVVEECMKTGGIGAELIASINDRLFDELDAPVLRLSSQDIPTPYNGILENLTIVQPQQIVEAVQKMVASRV
- the secF gene encoding protein translocase subunit SecF → MKLNIIKQRSLWWSISATMILAGIISMVISTANLGSPLRLGLDFVGGTRLQFELDCSKSDNCNKPIDVQAVRQVLDAEGLGNSSIQVLDQQGDREPGVTIRTKSLDYAKRTQLQNNLSEKIGAFDPKTLQIDTVGPTLGRQLFISGLIAIILSFAGILIYLTFRFQFDYAFFAFVALFHDVLITVGIFSILGLVLGVEIDSLFVVAILTIIGFSVNDTVVIYDRVREVIKEHPDMHINQVVDDAVNQTLSRSINTTLTTLLTLVSIFLFGGETLKYFALALIVGFIAGAYSSIFVASTMLAWWRERQSKAA
- a CDS encoding YihY/virulence factor BrkB family protein, which encodes MLSARFFRFFRHLNWATLKKTFARAIERRLMGLSAEMAYNAILALFPAILAILTAIGLFEESLQSTFRNLVRQISEVAPYEVVELIRQFKIEISRTKSSGLFSLSFVFAIWASSGVLSAAMNAFDQMHKIPPEETRPFWKAKLVSLGLTIGSILFSVLASFLVFVSDWLVNRIVDHSGASVLLSLWRLLSWPLALGIIATGCAFIYRYGPSRWAKGTPIMPGAVLAAIFWAIVSALFRLYVTNFGNYNKVYGAVGAVIVLLLWLYMTSLVLLLGDQLNVTVGEAMQKGRLLNSLRKITKVKE